TGTCCACCTTGTAATACTTGTCAGTTGATTCCTCAGAAGCGCCGGATATGATGAGCGGCGTCCTCGCCTCGTCTATCAGGATACTGTCAACCTCGTCAACTATCGCGTAGTTAAGCTCCCTCTGGACATACTCGCTTATGTCATACCTCATGTTGTCCCTGAGATAATCAAACCCGAACTCGTTATTTGTGCCGTAAGTGATATCTGAATGGTAGGCGTCTCTCCTGCTTATGGGCCTCAAGTACCTGAGCCTGCTGTCCTCTGAGTGAAAGGATTTGTCATATACAAAAGAGGTGTCGTGCTGGATAGTGCCTACGGAAAGGCCAAGGAAATGATATATCGGCCCCATCCACTGAGTATCCCTCTTTGCAAGATAATCATTGACTGTAATGACATGCACGCCTCTGCCGTCGATCGCGTTCAGATATACCGGCAAAGTGGCGGCAAGCGTCTTTCCCTCTCCGGTCTTCATCTCAGCTATCTTCCCCTGATGAAGCACAATGCCGCCTATGAGCTGCGAATCAAAGTGACGCATACCGAGTATCCTGCGTGACGCCTCCCTGACAACCGCGAACGCCTCAGGCAGTATGTCATCCAGCGTTTCACCGGCAGTAAGCCTTTTGCGGAATTCATCTGTCTTTCCCCTCAGCTTCTCATCATCAAGCGAAGACACCGCAGCTTCCGCGGCGTTTATACTCACAACTATCTGGTCGAGAAGCTTAAGGTCGCGCTCGTTCTTTGTGCCGAAGATCTTTGTTATTAAACCGAACATGGTTTTTATTATAGCAAAAAAACATTTGCGATAGCGGGTAGGCGAAATAGCCTGTTATATTACTCCCCGCATAATGCGCTTGCAATACTGAACAGGCTCAATATAAAATACTTCATACTTAATTCCATAGCGGGCGTAACTCAGTGGTAGAGTGCTAGCTTCCCAAGCTGGAAGTCGCGAGTTCAAATCTCGTCGCCCGCTCCAATTTTAAAGAGATTAACTTTCAACTTCTTCATGTCAAAAGGCCTGATACATGTCTACACCGGCGAGGGCAAGGGCAAGACAACTGCCGCTGTCGGACTTGCGGTAAGGGCAGCAGGCCACGGCAGAAAGGTCCTCATACACCAGTTCCTCAAGGGCGGATCGCTAAACTCAGGTGAGATAGCTGCCCTGAAGATGATAGGCGTCAATGTCGTTACCTTTGAAGACCAGGTATCCCCGCTGTTCAACCCGAAAGTAAGTATCTCAGAACTAAAAGCCTCTGTCGCAGAATCAATCGAACTCACGATCAAAGAGATGAAGAGCGGCGCTTATGACCTTGTGATACTTGATGAATTCAACAACCTCTTCAGCGGCAGACTGGCGGACATGGAAGATGTCAGGAGGATAATTAAGGCAAAGCCCAAAAGCCTCGAACTCGTCTTTACCGGCAGGAACGCGCCCAAAGAACTTATTGAACTTGCCGATTACGCTACAGATATTCAGATGGTCAAACACCCTTTTGAAAATGGAACAAAGGCGAGAAAGGGGATAGAGTTTTAAAGATAATCACCTCATCTCTTTCCACACATGATGTACCCTCTGTGCAACGGTAATGTGAGTCAAAACAAATAGAACCCATATCATCGGCATCACCCATCCTGTTAAGGCTCCGGCTGCCATGATTATTATCCTTTCAGGCCGTTCAATTATTCCGACATTGCATCCTTGTCCAAGCGCCTCTGCCCTTGCCTTTGCATAGCTGATTATGAGCGAACCTGCCAGCGTAGCGATGCTTAAAAAACAGCCTTGAGCAGAGCTGTTCATGAAGAAATACCATGAAAAACCGATGAGCAGAAATGAGTCTGAGTACCTGTCAAGCACCGAGTCGAGAAAGGCACCGAACTTAGTAGCCCTGTTATTTACCCTTGCGACAATGCCGTCAAGCATGTCAAAGAGGCCGCTGAATAGGATGAGAAGGCCGCCTGATATGAGGCTCCGGGGTATCATAAAAGCTGCTGCTAAAGTTATTAAACTTCCGGTTACGGTGATCATGTTCGGAGAGATATTTATCTTCTTCGCGAGTGAAGAAAGGGGCTTGTCAAACATATGTCCGATTCTGGCGCTGAGCATTTCAAATGATTTTACCACAACCCCCTGCGAAACGTTTCTGATTGAGCTATAATTATAAGCTTGAACTTCTTGCAGAAAGTGATATTATTAATACTAATGAATAATAAAAATCATAAAGTCGTCAATAGAGAGCATCTCAAGGATATCGTCAGTAAACTGAAGGATGAAGGGAAGAAGATAGTCTTTACAAACGGCTGTTTTGACATACTGCATGTCGGACATGCCAGGCTGCTCAGCGAGGCAAAGGAGTTCGGCGACATACTTATTGTCGGGCTGAATTCGGATAAATCAGTATCTCATTTAAAACCCGGTCGGCCTATAGTGCCGCTGGAGCAGAGGGCTGAGCTGCTTGCGGCATTCTCAGCTGTTGATTATGTGACCTCATTCCATGAAGCCACGCCTTACAATCTTATCAAGGAGCTGAAGCCTGATGTGCTGGTAAAAGGAAAAGACTGGTCAAAACAGGAGATTGTTGGCAGCGAGCTTGTAAAAGAAGTAAAGACAGTCCACTATGTCCCGGGCATATCAACCACCGAGATAATCAAAAGGATCAAGAACCCGTCCTCAAAGATATAAAATTGCCTTTAGCCCTCTCCACATTCAAACAAGCGTCCTCTGC
This region of Thermodesulfovibrionia bacterium genomic DNA includes:
- a CDS encoding adenylyltransferase/cytidyltransferase family protein → MNNKNHKVVNREHLKDIVSKLKDEGKKIVFTNGCFDILHVGHARLLSEAKEFGDILIVGLNSDKSVSHLKPGRPIVPLEQRAELLAAFSAVDYVTSFHEATPYNLIKELKPDVLVKGKDWSKQEIVGSELVKEVKTVHYVPGISTTEIIKRIKNPSSKI
- a CDS encoding cob(I)yrinic acid a,c-diamide adenosyltransferase, which produces MSKGLIHVYTGEGKGKTTAAVGLAVRAAGHGRKVLIHQFLKGGSLNSGEIAALKMIGVNVVTFEDQVSPLFNPKVSISELKASVAESIELTIKEMKSGAYDLVILDEFNNLFSGRLADMEDVRRIIKAKPKSLELVFTGRNAPKELIELADYATDIQMVKHPFENGTKARKGIEF
- the pgsA gene encoding archaetidylinositol phosphate synthase, which gives rise to MVKSFEMLSARIGHMFDKPLSSLAKKINISPNMITVTGSLITLAAAFMIPRSLISGGLLILFSGLFDMLDGIVARVNNRATKFGAFLDSVLDRYSDSFLLIGFSWYFFMNSSAQGCFLSIATLAGSLIISYAKARAEALGQGCNVGIIERPERIIIMAAGALTGWVMPMIWVLFVLTHITVAQRVHHVWKEMR